A single genomic interval of Brevibacillus brevis harbors:
- the trpA gene encoding tryptophan synthase subunit alpha, which yields MATVLNRIDQLFADRDRKRFIPFLTVGDPSIEATFQLVKAMVEAGADLIELGVPYSDPLADGPTIQRASERALKNGVTIGDALQLVKRLRESGMEASVVLFTYFNPVLQYGIERFFADLAAYGADGVVIPDLPIEENGPAVTAAKQHGIHVISLVAPTSSSRINTIGEQATGFLYCVSSLGVTGARADLREDLADFLERVKASTSVPTAVGFGISTPDQVRAVAPHTNGVIVGSAIVQQIEEHAEQLKDPKQMPQAVEKIKTFVHQLASALQ from the coding sequence ATGGCGACAGTTCTGAATAGAATCGATCAATTATTCGCGGATCGTGATCGCAAAAGATTCATTCCATTTCTAACGGTAGGCGATCCTTCCATAGAAGCAACTTTCCAACTCGTAAAAGCGATGGTCGAAGCAGGAGCAGATCTTATCGAGCTCGGCGTCCCTTACTCCGATCCTTTAGCAGATGGCCCAACGATACAACGGGCTTCTGAGCGCGCACTGAAAAATGGCGTGACGATCGGTGATGCCTTGCAATTGGTCAAAAGGCTCCGCGAATCAGGTATGGAGGCTTCCGTTGTCCTGTTCACCTACTTCAATCCAGTTTTACAATATGGTATCGAGCGCTTTTTTGCCGATCTCGCTGCGTATGGTGCTGACGGTGTTGTCATTCCTGATTTGCCGATTGAGGAAAATGGTCCAGCAGTAACCGCGGCAAAACAGCATGGCATTCATGTCATTTCGCTCGTGGCCCCAACTTCCAGTTCCAGAATCAATACGATCGGCGAGCAAGCAACCGGATTTCTTTATTGTGTTTCGTCGCTTGGTGTGACGGGTGCCCGCGCGGACCTGCGAGAGGATTTGGCAGATTTTCTGGAACGAGTAAAGGCCAGCACATCGGTTCCTACGGCGGTAGGCTTCGGAATATCCACGCCGGATCAGGTACGAGCAGTAGCCCCCCATACGAATGGTGTCATTGTGGGAAGTGCCATTGTTCAGCAAATCGAGGAACATGCTGAGCAACTGAAAGACCCAAAACAGATGCCACAAGCTGTAGAAAAAATAAAAACCTTTGTACATCAGTTAGCCAGTGCGCTACAATAG
- the hisC gene encoding histidinol-phosphate transaminase gives MQPKQRILNAPVYQPGKPIDDVKREYGLTEVIKLASNENPFGSSPKAKAAIAEQLDNLALYPDGASLNLRWDLADFLGVKPGQLFFGNGSDEILLMISRAFLSEGTNAVMATQTFSQYRSNGIIEGADLIEVPLKDGVHDLEAMAAAVNEQTKVVWVCNPNNPSGTIVTTTELEAFMKKVPKNVLVVLDEAYYEYVVDPEYPQTVPMLAEYPNLIILRTFSKIYGLAALRIGYGIASEELISSLEHVREPFNTGTLGQVAARAALQDQEFVKSCRDRNREGMKQFTDSFDEWGLSYYPSQTNFILVDLKKDSDEVFKKLLSQGIIVRSGNALGFPGFQRITIGTKEQNDKILSVLKEIVTGALK, from the coding sequence ATGCAACCGAAACAACGCATACTCAATGCCCCGGTATATCAACCTGGCAAGCCCATTGATGACGTGAAACGTGAATATGGTTTGACTGAAGTCATCAAGCTGGCGTCCAACGAAAATCCTTTTGGTTCCTCACCGAAGGCCAAAGCCGCCATTGCGGAACAGTTGGACAATTTGGCCCTTTATCCAGACGGAGCAAGCCTTAATCTACGCTGGGATCTTGCTGACTTCCTCGGGGTCAAACCAGGCCAATTGTTTTTCGGCAACGGGTCTGATGAAATTCTGTTGATGATCTCTCGTGCTTTTTTGAGTGAAGGAACAAATGCAGTCATGGCGACGCAAACGTTCTCGCAATATCGCTCAAATGGGATTATTGAAGGAGCAGACTTGATTGAGGTGCCGTTGAAAGATGGCGTTCACGATCTCGAAGCGATGGCGGCTGCCGTCAACGAGCAAACAAAGGTCGTATGGGTATGTAACCCGAACAATCCGTCTGGCACGATTGTAACAACAACCGAGTTGGAAGCTTTTATGAAAAAGGTTCCCAAAAATGTGCTCGTCGTTTTGGATGAGGCTTACTACGAGTATGTGGTTGATCCAGAATATCCACAAACAGTACCGATGCTCGCGGAGTATCCGAACCTGATTATTTTGCGTACGTTCTCCAAAATCTACGGTCTGGCTGCGCTTCGTATCGGCTACGGGATCGCGTCAGAAGAGCTCATTTCCTCTCTGGAACATGTGCGTGAGCCGTTCAATACAGGCACACTTGGCCAAGTAGCAGCACGTGCTGCGTTACAAGACCAGGAATTTGTGAAATCATGCCGCGATCGTAACCGTGAAGGCATGAAGCAGTTTACCGATTCCTTTGACGAGTGGGGGCTTTCCTACTATCCATCACAAACCAACTTCATCTTGGTTGATTTGAAAAAGGATTCCGATGAGGTATTCAAAAAGCTGCTCTCTCAAGGTATCATCGTTCGCTCTGGTAATGCATTAGGCTTCCCAGGTTTTCAACGTATTACGATCGGGACCAAAGAGCAAAATGATAAGATTCTTTCTGTCTTAAAAGAAATCGTGACTGGAGCATTGAAATAG
- a CDS encoding prephenate dehydrogenase, translating into MNKTTITVIGVGLIGGSIALSMRRDPNIRVVGYDLRQDCLDKALTLGVIHAGTTDLQTAVREANVIFLASPVEQIVATIRSLVEMELQPGVIITDVGSTKAGIVKQAVDVIPDHVTFIGGHPMAGSHKSGVEAASDRLMENAYYVLTPAPGTSEEKVKQLSDLLTLTRAKVVQMDAASHDQVVGAVSHFPHILASALVNLVAGYEEENAWHATLAAGGFRDITRIASSNPQMWRDILLQNRDPILKIAKDWANALEDVVHLVEQGDPEGIEHFFKTAREFRDSLPERKTGALPPLNDLYIDIPDNPGEIGRITTLLGARDINITNLQIRETREDVYGVLRITFHSQQELEKGEEVLRFFDYNVYKRT; encoded by the coding sequence ATGAACAAAACCACCATTACTGTCATCGGCGTCGGGTTGATTGGCGGCTCAATCGCGCTGTCCATGCGACGTGATCCAAATATTCGGGTAGTCGGCTACGATTTACGGCAGGATTGTTTGGATAAAGCACTGACTCTTGGCGTCATTCATGCCGGCACAACTGATTTGCAGACCGCCGTTCGAGAAGCAAATGTCATTTTCCTCGCATCACCTGTAGAGCAAATCGTTGCAACCATCCGCTCGTTAGTGGAAATGGAGCTGCAGCCAGGTGTCATCATTACGGATGTTGGCAGTACAAAAGCAGGTATTGTCAAACAAGCGGTGGATGTCATTCCCGATCATGTTACGTTTATTGGTGGACATCCGATGGCTGGCTCGCATAAATCCGGCGTGGAAGCTGCTTCAGACCGTCTTATGGAAAACGCCTATTATGTTTTGACACCAGCGCCGGGAACATCTGAAGAAAAAGTAAAGCAATTGTCTGATCTCCTTACACTGACGCGCGCAAAAGTCGTGCAAATGGACGCGGCTTCGCATGATCAGGTCGTGGGTGCAGTCAGCCATTTCCCGCACATTCTCGCTTCTGCTCTGGTCAATCTGGTGGCAGGGTACGAAGAGGAAAATGCTTGGCATGCAACGCTTGCTGCTGGTGGTTTCCGAGACATTACGCGCATTGCATCGAGCAATCCTCAGATGTGGCGTGACATTTTACTGCAAAACCGTGATCCGATCCTGAAAATTGCAAAAGATTGGGCCAACGCATTGGAAGATGTCGTTCACCTTGTAGAACAGGGAGATCCAGAAGGAATCGAGCATTTCTTCAAAACGGCACGAGAATTCCGCGACAGCTTGCCTGAGCGCAAAACGGGTGCATTGCCTCCATTGAACGATTTGTATATCGATATCCCCGACAACCCGGGTGAAATTGGACGAATTACGACACTATTGGGAGCAAGAGATATCAACATCACGAATCTTCAAATCAGAGAGACACGAGAAGACGTATATGGGGTGCTACGGATTACGTTCCATTCGCAGCAAGAGTTGGAAAAGGGAGAGGAAGTTCTTCGCTTTTTCGATTACAATGTATACAAGCGCACATAA
- the aroA gene encoding 3-phosphoshikimate 1-carboxyvinyltransferase, translating to MLRVQQAKQIKGTVRVPGDKSISHRAVMFGALAEGTTTIEGFLPGADCLSTISCFRRMGIEIEQQGDAVTVQGKGWYGLQEPSQHLDVGNSGTTIRLLAGIMATQPFHVVMEGDESIAKRPMRRVIGPLRQMGAKIDGRKDGEYTPLSIRGGDLQGIAFQSPVASAQVKSAIMLAGLQAKGVTSVTEPHLSRDHTERMLQAFGVQVVRDGLTVSVEGGQKLKGRAISVPGDISSAAFLIAAVMVVPGSSLLIENVGINPSRTGIIDVVKAMGGSLELLNERVVNEEPVADLLVTHSELHGIEIAGDIIPRLIDEIPVIAVMATQAKGQTVIRDAEELKVKETDRIATVVSQLSKFGARVTPTEDGMIIEGKVGLTGAVIDSMGDHRIGMAMAIAGLVAEGETKIENDEAIDVSFPGFHDLLVKISQS from the coding sequence ATGCTTCGCGTACAACAAGCCAAACAAATCAAAGGTACCGTTCGTGTGCCAGGAGATAAATCCATTTCCCATCGTGCAGTTATGTTTGGAGCTCTAGCAGAAGGAACGACAACCATTGAAGGCTTTTTGCCGGGTGCCGATTGCTTGAGCACGATTAGCTGCTTTCGTCGGATGGGAATCGAGATTGAACAACAGGGAGATGCCGTAACTGTACAAGGAAAAGGCTGGTATGGCTTGCAGGAACCATCTCAACATTTGGATGTAGGGAACTCCGGTACGACCATTCGCTTACTGGCAGGGATCATGGCGACACAGCCTTTCCATGTGGTGATGGAAGGCGATGAGTCGATTGCCAAAAGACCAATGCGCCGTGTGATCGGACCGCTCCGTCAAATGGGTGCCAAAATCGATGGAAGAAAAGACGGCGAGTACACACCGTTATCCATTCGAGGCGGGGATCTTCAAGGGATCGCGTTTCAATCTCCAGTTGCAAGTGCACAAGTAAAGTCTGCGATTATGCTGGCCGGGTTGCAGGCAAAAGGTGTGACGAGTGTAACAGAGCCGCATTTATCTCGTGATCATACAGAGCGTATGCTGCAAGCATTTGGTGTGCAAGTTGTGCGTGATGGCTTGACCGTTTCAGTAGAAGGCGGACAAAAGCTGAAGGGCCGTGCCATCTCTGTTCCTGGTGACATTTCTTCCGCTGCCTTTTTGATTGCTGCCGTAATGGTTGTACCAGGCAGCTCTCTTCTGATTGAAAATGTCGGAATCAACCCAAGCCGTACGGGAATTATCGATGTTGTCAAGGCGATGGGGGGAAGCCTGGAGCTTTTGAATGAGCGAGTCGTAAATGAAGAGCCGGTTGCAGACCTCCTCGTGACTCATTCGGAGTTGCACGGTATTGAAATTGCGGGAGATATCATTCCGCGTCTGATTGACGAAATTCCGGTGATTGCGGTCATGGCAACGCAGGCCAAAGGACAAACCGTTATCCGTGATGCCGAAGAACTGAAAGTAAAGGAGACAGACCGTATTGCCACGGTGGTTAGTCAACTGTCCAAATTCGGTGCTAGGGTCACACCTACAGAGGACGGAATGATCATCGAAGGAAAGGTTGGATTGACAGGAGCAGTCATCGATAGCATGGGGGATCACCGAATTGGCATGGCGATGGCGATCGCGGGTCTCGTTGCCGAGGGTGAGACGAAAATCGAAAATGATGAGGCGATTGATGTATCGTTCCCTGGCTTCCATGATTTGCTTGTGAAAATCAGCCAATCATAA
- a CDS encoding amidohydrolase family protein: MLERGMVIRGGTIVTALGIKEADIWIRHGKIVRIAKDTLTKTPFNDLYEEIDATDMYLLPGFVALPTHSLYKIKEVDVYIETMRNLIRSGCTSLVDVFRPERWMSRPQIHYQQTQHFNSLLDYVWHVEIDVADLHGDRLAEWINHGYSSFHVTIRNPEEISTIKWETLLQLHTSKHTILHMQVQNDPFLKKEQRELIRQIWMEATRYWRLRTVITDSQAAFHFEENDPYLHIFRLPAEVTDQGLRQLHRHWFGSWQVASPIHDVRIDTRKSWCTPEELLCLLVRLTSTNVAKAIGLYPRKGSLTTGADADIVFLKKENWLTKNDLSTILNFSEMHLPTSVMSNGKWIYRNMRFIPLIGMGKCLINTKPYAYVI; this comes from the coding sequence ATGCTGGAGCGAGGGATGGTCATACGTGGGGGAACGATTGTTACAGCACTAGGAATAAAAGAAGCAGATATTTGGATCCGTCATGGGAAAATTGTACGAATTGCCAAAGATACCTTGACGAAAACCCCCTTCAACGATTTATATGAAGAAATTGATGCTACCGATATGTATCTTTTGCCCGGTTTCGTCGCACTCCCGACACATTCGTTGTATAAAATCAAAGAGGTAGATGTTTATATAGAAACCATGCGAAATCTCATCAGATCGGGATGTACAAGCCTGGTAGATGTCTTCCGGCCAGAGCGTTGGATGAGCAGACCGCAAATTCACTATCAACAAACTCAGCATTTCAACAGCTTGTTGGATTATGTTTGGCACGTGGAAATCGATGTCGCCGATCTTCACGGTGACCGCTTAGCGGAGTGGATTAACCATGGTTATTCTTCGTTTCATGTCACGATTCGAAATCCAGAAGAAATTTCCACAATAAAATGGGAAACGCTTTTGCAACTTCATACGTCTAAACATACGATCCTGCACATGCAGGTACAAAATGATCCGTTTTTAAAAAAAGAACAACGGGAACTCATTCGACAGATTTGGATGGAGGCTACTCGTTATTGGCGGTTACGCACAGTCATTACAGATTCGCAAGCGGCCTTTCATTTTGAAGAAAATGACCCGTACCTGCATATCTTTCGTTTACCTGCTGAAGTGACGGATCAAGGTCTTCGTCAATTACATCGTCATTGGTTTGGGAGCTGGCAAGTAGCGTCTCCGATTCACGATGTGCGGATTGATACACGAAAGAGCTGGTGTACGCCTGAAGAATTGCTTTGCTTACTAGTCAGGCTCACTTCGACAAATGTTGCAAAAGCAATTGGACTGTATCCGCGAAAAGGAAGCTTGACAACTGGCGCAGACGCTGATATCGTTTTCCTGAAAAAGGAAAACTGGTTGACAAAGAATGATCTTTCCACTATTCTCAATTTTAGTGAAATGCATCTTCCAACATCTGTTATGTCGAACGGTAAATGGATATATCGAAATATGCGATTTATCCCTTTGATTGGTATGGGTAAGTGCTTAATCAACACGAAGCCCTACGCTTATGTCATATAA
- a CDS encoding RNA polymerase sigma factor: MTDSQLIREIKEGNLECYAELIRRYEKKILSFVTHLLRQAHLEHIAEDICQETFYKAYKSIHSFRDVEATFSTWLYTIARNSVLSELRKSRNSDVYLDDTLQVPMASPKTLPEQVLLRNERESMVRLAINSLPEKQRSALILREYEQMDYTEIATILDLTVSSVKSLLFRARQSIRGQLENYILDPHLDEAEGMNR; this comes from the coding sequence ATGACCGATTCCCAGCTTATCCGAGAGATTAAAGAAGGTAATCTGGAATGCTATGCTGAACTGATTCGTCGATATGAAAAAAAGATCCTCTCATTTGTCACTCATCTTTTGCGTCAGGCACATTTAGAGCATATAGCAGAGGATATATGTCAGGAGACGTTTTACAAGGCGTATAAGAGCATTCATTCTTTCCGAGATGTAGAAGCTACATTCTCCACCTGGCTCTATACGATTGCACGCAACTCCGTACTTAGTGAATTGCGCAAGAGCCGCAATTCTGACGTGTATCTGGATGATACGTTGCAAGTGCCTATGGCATCTCCCAAGACACTGCCTGAGCAAGTTCTGCTCCGGAATGAACGGGAGAGCATGGTAAGACTGGCAATCAACAGTTTGCCAGAGAAGCAACGCTCAGCACTGATATTACGTGAGTACGAACAAATGGATTACACAGAAATCGCTACGATTCTGGATTTAACAGTGAGCTCTGTGAAGTCTCTACTGTTTCGAGCGCGGCAAAGTATTCGTGGACAGTTGGAAAACTACATCCTGGACCCTCATTTGGATGAAGCTGAAGGGATGAATCGATGA
- a CDS encoding zf-HC2 domain-containing protein, with amino-acid sequence MMRCEEVQEILPEYAENLLPEVTQRRVDHHMAACYACRSDYEIWSDSGEWMEMDKEEYHSVTPSRSIVDAVMARILSEEQWAIPIGRKIFSVTARMRRMGASVAVLLLMVFSFTLYVNTSTTEHANSLVINGEVMEINTPKAQVISSSMQTDDGTYVVEAQPYTSQGDTLEHATASIVPLDGKPTSTELAKPNYSIVLSIFGILITVLTMSWLTRA; translated from the coding sequence ATGATGAGATGTGAAGAAGTTCAGGAAATACTGCCTGAATACGCCGAAAATCTGTTGCCTGAGGTGACCCAACGCCGGGTTGATCACCATATGGCTGCATGCTATGCCTGTCGTTCCGACTATGAGATTTGGTCGGACAGTGGTGAGTGGATGGAAATGGATAAAGAAGAATACCATTCTGTAACTCCATCACGTTCCATTGTAGACGCGGTGATGGCCCGTATTTTATCGGAAGAGCAGTGGGCGATCCCGATTGGCAGAAAAATTTTCAGCGTCACAGCGAGAATGCGACGCATGGGTGCGAGTGTAGCTGTTTTGTTGCTGATGGTCTTTTCGTTCACTTTATACGTGAATACAAGTACTACAGAGCATGCAAATTCGCTCGTTATTAATGGAGAAGTCATGGAGATTAACACGCCAAAAGCGCAAGTCATTTCTTCTTCCATGCAAACAGACGACGGTACATACGTGGTAGAAGCACAGCCATATACGTCGCAAGGAGACACTCTGGAACATGCTACTGCTTCGATCGTACCGCTCGATGGAAAGCCGACTTCTACTGAATTAGCCAAGCCGAATTACAGCATTGTACTTAGTATTTTTGGAATCCTTATTACTGTTCTTACAATGAGCTGGCTAACGCGCGCATAA
- a CDS encoding tetratricopeptide repeat protein — MPKKWLYVIDEAIKRIENDEVELGLTALQKVQEHGKDLPDVMMYLAEVWYRLGHLEEASQLLTDVMAKNPQMDSTLRRECQLLLAEIALDSSDFETAQHLLYECKESGFESIQLDLLLADLYSLQDLDEVAVKYLEQARLKEPDNQDIMAALGNLYFRIGEDEKAMKLLEQAGDESLSMLLTKGRSYAQSGQFEQAYHVFRQALVMDRSPEVLYGCALMAFHVGRLDEAAELVSSLQAVDEEYVAAYPLAADVNLSMGKTEAAIEALKQYVSLSGFDLDQIRRLIALLTQAGRYDEAKEYQQLHDLWDHESDEEQ, encoded by the coding sequence ATGCCGAAAAAGTGGCTGTATGTCATAGACGAAGCGATCAAGCGGATCGAAAACGATGAAGTGGAGTTGGGCTTGACCGCTCTACAAAAGGTTCAGGAGCATGGAAAAGATTTGCCGGATGTCATGATGTATTTGGCGGAGGTCTGGTATCGACTCGGTCATTTGGAAGAGGCTAGTCAATTGCTGACAGATGTCATGGCTAAAAATCCGCAAATGGATTCCACTTTGCGCAGAGAATGCCAGCTGCTGTTAGCGGAGATTGCTTTGGATTCCAGTGATTTTGAGACGGCGCAACACCTTCTCTATGAATGTAAAGAATCTGGCTTCGAAAGCATCCAGCTTGACTTGTTGTTAGCGGATCTGTATTCGCTCCAAGATTTGGATGAAGTAGCGGTCAAGTATTTGGAGCAAGCAAGACTAAAGGAGCCAGACAACCAAGATATTATGGCTGCGCTGGGTAATTTGTATTTCCGTATTGGAGAAGACGAGAAAGCAATGAAGCTCCTGGAACAAGCCGGGGATGAAAGTCTGTCCATGCTTTTGACGAAGGGGCGCTCGTACGCTCAAAGCGGTCAATTCGAACAGGCGTACCACGTATTCCGTCAGGCGCTGGTCATGGATCGTTCGCCAGAAGTACTCTACGGATGCGCACTGATGGCATTCCACGTAGGACGACTAGATGAAGCAGCAGAACTGGTCAGCAGCTTGCAAGCGGTCGACGAGGAGTATGTAGCTGCTTACCCATTAGCCGCTGATGTGAATCTTTCGATGGGGAAAACAGAAGCAGCTATCGAGGCTTTGAAGCAATATGTGTCTTTGTCCGGATTCGATTTGGATCAAATCCGCAGGCTGATTGCCCTTTTGACGCAAGCCGGACGTTATGACGAAGCGAAAGAATACCAGCAGCTTCATGATCTGTGGGACCATGAATCCGACGAGGAACAATAA